From a region of the Myxococcales bacterium genome:
- a CDS encoding class I SAM-dependent methyltransferase produces MISLGAIPRVKASQVVALEPGQRVLYVGVGAGEDALLAARRGVDVTCLDLSRPMLRRVAKRLDNAGLKAELVHDDILDHTISAPYDAVVANFVLNVFSEETLVVVMRHLASLLAPGGRLLIADFTPPGRNPARRLLYAAYYRPINWLAWALRLCALHPIYDYSDYLDVTGLRLIARSPQPLWRHGLGIEGPCLFESLLTERLPAGAETGISPSVTAE; encoded by the coding sequence GTGATTTCACTGGGCGCGATCCCGCGAGTCAAGGCGTCACAAGTGGTTGCACTCGAGCCGGGGCAGCGGGTGCTCTACGTAGGGGTCGGCGCTGGCGAAGACGCGCTGCTGGCCGCCCGGCGCGGAGTCGATGTCACCTGTCTCGATCTGTCGCGGCCGATGCTGCGTCGCGTGGCCAAGCGCCTGGACAACGCGGGCCTCAAAGCCGAACTCGTACACGACGATATCCTCGACCACACGATCTCCGCGCCCTATGACGCGGTGGTGGCCAATTTTGTCCTCAACGTGTTTTCGGAAGAGACCCTGGTCGTGGTGATGCGACACCTTGCATCGCTATTGGCACCCGGAGGAAGACTTCTGATCGCCGACTTCACGCCTCCCGGTCGCAACCCGGCTCGACGCTTGTTGTACGCGGCCTACTACCGCCCGATCAATTGGCTCGCCTGGGCGCTGCGCCTGTGCGCGTTGCATCCCATCTACGACTACTCGGACTACCTCGATGTCACGGGTCTGCGCCTGATTGCGCGCAGTCCACAGCCACTGTGGCGCCATGGGCTGGGAATCGAAGGCCCGTGTCTGTTCGAGAGTCTCCTGACCGAACGCCTGCCCGCTGGTGCCGAAACTGGGATCAGCCCATCCGTGACGGCGGAGTGA
- a CDS encoding diguanylate cyclase, translated as MPLAEEPPSDRGPVPGSNETLRVLLVEDNADYSDLIRTTLNNHGFEVTHSQYLDAAIERLEQNHFDALVLDLGLPDGSGIFTLVSACRFSEDLPIIVLTGNSDRSLAMAASEGGVQEYVIKDRVERKSMPGLIRRAIERHHRRQSLNPVNLPERQRIHDAVRDQTTGLANDILFEDRLRQSLTRAQHQQRNFALMMIQLDGFNAACECCSAEPCDRVLRLVADALGRLFGAEDTVARMGVDTFGIILGEVGSQSDIYQAAGPVMTALADLELPDGVHPSLTQLTARLGAALFPDQGRRPEELLSCALGQPLASAILGAGEYQFTPPSRMG; from the coding sequence ATGCCACTGGCAGAAGAGCCCCCGAGCGATCGAGGTCCGGTCCCCGGATCCAACGAGACGCTGCGCGTCTTGCTCGTTGAAGACAATGCGGATTACAGCGACTTGATTCGCACGACTTTGAACAACCACGGATTCGAAGTCACTCACTCTCAATATCTCGACGCCGCCATAGAGCGACTCGAACAGAATCACTTTGACGCCCTGGTGCTCGATCTCGGTCTGCCCGACGGCTCCGGCATCTTCACGCTGGTGAGCGCCTGTCGATTCTCGGAGGATCTGCCGATCATTGTCCTCACCGGCAATAGCGACCGCAGCCTCGCCATGGCAGCGAGCGAAGGTGGGGTACAGGAGTACGTGATCAAAGATCGGGTCGAACGCAAGAGCATGCCCGGTTTGATCCGACGCGCCATCGAACGGCATCATCGCAGGCAGTCGCTCAACCCCGTCAATCTTCCCGAACGCCAGAGAATCCACGATGCCGTGAGAGATCAAACCACCGGTCTCGCCAACGACATCTTGTTCGAAGATCGCCTGCGACAGTCCCTCACACGCGCCCAGCATCAGCAGCGCAACTTCGCCTTGATGATGATTCAACTCGACGGATTCAATGCCGCTTGTGAATGTTGCAGCGCAGAACCTTGCGACCGGGTGTTGCGTCTCGTCGCCGACGCGCTCGGGAGACTCTTTGGCGCCGAAGACACCGTCGCTCGAATGGGTGTAGATACCTTTGGAATCATTTTGGGTGAAGTGGGATCCCAGAGCGACATCTACCAGGCAGCCGGCCCGGTGATGACGGCCCTGGCAGACCTCGAACTCCCCGATGGCGTTCACCCATCGCTCACCCAGCTCACGGCTCGACTCGGCGCGGCACTCTTCCCCGATCAGGGACGGCGCCCCGAAGAATTGCTCAGTTGTGCGCTCGGCCAGCCACTGGCTTCAGCGATCCTGGGAGCTGGCGAATACCAGTTCACTCCGCCGTCACGGATGGGCTGA
- a CDS encoding tetratricopeptide repeat protein has translation MKRHLKILITGSAFAAFCLASSGCTLAGSTVSMRTGDAANGGDSELSTDSSRRRDVYSDAETDTAEPQQWSRLVKEGRQHLLLGRHAAAEHSLLAAFKLSNRYRSSDVRRRVSFKNLERLATSYRRDQNDAAATRVLQIITYETRDETEFSYPGLSDLALELGGLQLLAGATAEASVSFQRALDLRVQKSGANSSTLIEPYQRLSQAEISIEQFDLAVEHAEKSLTLSENLLGPKSAELVKARLFTATAYFEVGRYEDSEKLYLAALETLREINPVSVIETIALNGVALVYLESNRLDEALTNVDLALKNLEELKIGGINRAMVLDTKARILAADGETESASRLFAEVMAGLKAAKPTDQKVLFESFESFLRDQNRIDEAQEIRRQIDELGGLGPDHESATPDPTGESDIAEETSSPSVEAQSAPEPAEVSTSIWDLPSAP, from the coding sequence TTGAAGCGCCACTTGAAAATACTGATTACCGGCTCGGCGTTCGCCGCATTCTGCCTGGCGAGTTCGGGATGCACGCTGGCTGGATCGACGGTTTCCATGCGAACCGGTGACGCGGCTAATGGTGGCGACTCGGAGCTGTCGACGGATTCGAGCCGCCGGAGAGACGTCTACAGCGACGCCGAGACTGACACCGCGGAACCGCAGCAGTGGAGCCGCCTGGTCAAGGAAGGACGGCAGCATTTGCTCCTGGGTCGCCACGCCGCCGCCGAGCACAGTCTGCTGGCCGCATTCAAGCTCTCGAATCGCTATCGGTCGAGCGATGTACGGCGCCGGGTGAGCTTCAAAAACCTCGAACGCCTGGCTACGAGTTATCGGCGGGATCAAAATGATGCGGCCGCAACTCGAGTGCTCCAGATCATCACCTACGAAACTCGAGACGAAACTGAGTTCTCGTATCCGGGCCTCAGCGATCTAGCGCTGGAACTCGGCGGACTTCAACTGCTCGCGGGCGCGACCGCAGAAGCCAGTGTTTCCTTTCAGCGCGCCCTCGATCTGAGAGTGCAGAAAAGCGGTGCAAATTCGTCGACGTTGATCGAGCCCTACCAGAGACTCTCGCAAGCGGAGATCAGTATCGAGCAGTTCGATCTCGCGGTCGAGCACGCTGAAAAAAGCCTCACCCTCTCTGAAAATCTACTGGGACCGAAATCAGCGGAACTGGTGAAGGCCAGACTCTTCACAGCCACGGCGTATTTCGAGGTCGGGCGATACGAGGATTCGGAAAAACTGTATCTGGCCGCGCTCGAGACCTTGCGCGAGATCAATCCTGTGAGTGTGATTGAGACCATCGCGCTCAACGGAGTCGCGCTTGTCTATCTCGAATCGAACCGCCTCGACGAAGCGCTCACAAACGTTGACCTCGCACTGAAGAACCTCGAAGAGTTGAAGATCGGTGGCATCAACCGCGCCATGGTTCTCGATACCAAAGCCCGGATCCTGGCCGCCGACGGCGAGACCGAATCCGCCTCCCGCCTGTTCGCCGAGGTGATGGCCGGATTAAAAGCCGCCAAGCCCACGGATCAAAAGGTACTGTTCGAGTCGTTTGAGAGCTTCCTGAGGGACCAGAACCGCATCGACGAGGCGCAGGAGATTCGCCGGCAGATCGATGAGTTGGGCGGCCTGGGCCCAGATCACGAATCGGCGACCCCGGATCCAACCGGCGAGAGCGACATCGCAGAGGAGACTTCGAGCCCCTCTGTCGAGGCCCAGAGTGCCCCTGAACCGGCTGAGGTGAGCACCTCGATCTGGGACCTGCCATCCGCGCCCTGA
- a CDS encoding Rdx family protein, whose amino-acid sequence MPQATSLAASILATTGNDCTLVAGERGIFDVSCDGNLVFSKHAEGRFPSDDEILKKLP is encoded by the coding sequence TTGCCTCAAGCCACCAGTTTGGCGGCCTCGATACTTGCCACTACGGGCAACGACTGCACGTTAGTTGCCGGCGAGCGAGGCATATTCGATGTGAGTTGCGATGGCAACCTGGTGTTTTCGAAGCACGCTGAGGGTCGTTTCCCCAGCGACGATGAAATCCTGAAAAAATTGCCTTGA
- a CDS encoding aldolase catalytic domain-containing protein has translation MFRDEIKVLDCTIRDGGLINNYQFKDDLVKATYRAACDAAVDFFEIGKRLCESEDFPRDQYGAWNFCDDDDIKRVVNSYETDSRPLLAVMFDVGRVDVAALKPRDQTDLDMIRTACYVKDVDKGLELVKRCKDLGYLTTLNIMAPSVAIETELIEGLQAVNECDETDYLYLVDSYGAFYSEQVAHYIDLYRTHAPSKELGFHAHNNQQLAFANTQEAIIRGVNLLDATVNGIGRGAGNCNIELLLNFLQNPKFKVEPIYEVIQEHFVPLRNEIEWGYNDIYGISGCLNQHPRAAMRQRADKALRDNCHDFYRECRNLD, from the coding sequence ATGTTTCGAGACGAGATCAAGGTTCTGGATTGTACGATTCGAGATGGGGGCCTGATCAACAATTACCAGTTCAAGGATGACCTGGTCAAGGCGACTTATCGCGCAGCGTGCGACGCCGCGGTCGACTTCTTCGAAATTGGCAAGAGACTCTGCGAGAGCGAGGACTTTCCCCGCGACCAGTATGGTGCCTGGAACTTCTGCGACGACGATGACATCAAGCGCGTCGTCAATTCGTATGAAACCGATTCTCGCCCGCTGCTTGCGGTGATGTTCGACGTCGGAAGAGTCGATGTCGCTGCGCTCAAGCCGCGCGATCAGACGGATCTCGACATGATTCGGACCGCGTGTTACGTGAAGGACGTCGACAAGGGACTCGAACTCGTCAAACGTTGCAAAGATCTGGGTTACCTGACCACGCTCAACATCATGGCGCCGTCGGTGGCCATTGAAACGGAGTTGATCGAAGGGCTGCAAGCGGTAAACGAATGCGACGAGACCGACTATTTGTACCTGGTCGATAGCTACGGTGCTTTCTATTCCGAGCAGGTCGCGCACTACATCGATCTCTACCGCACACACGCGCCGAGCAAAGAACTCGGGTTCCACGCCCACAACAATCAGCAACTCGCCTTCGCGAACACCCAGGAGGCAATCATCCGCGGCGTCAATTTGCTGGATGCGACGGTCAACGGGATTGGGCGCGGGGCAGGGAACTGCAACATCGAACTGCTGTTGAACTTTCTCCAGAATCCAAAGTTCAAGGTCGAGCCCATCTACGAGGTCATTCAGGAGCACTTTGTGCCGCTGCGCAACGAGATCGAGTGGGGCTACAACGACATCTATGGCATCAGCGGTTGCCTGAACCAGCATCCGCGCGCGGCGATGCGTCAGCGGGCTGACAAAGCATTGCGGGACAACTGCCACGACTTCTATCGAGAGTGCCGAAATCTCGACTGA
- a CDS encoding acyl-CoA dehydrogenase family protein, which produces MPSYFHDGITLYLDRLADWESYFTLAKGDDADVESETEALRSVLETCASICEKIEADCRETWDVPAELIDGEVILPEATQKAYDLLKEAGLVSLNVREEFGGFDLSGFVSNVVIQMISRANPGLMTILGLQSGTAEDIQRYASPELCREFLPRFASGEVMGSMDLTEPQAGSDLGAIQTRASDHGEISKLNGQKIFITNGGAEVHLVLARDDDHYEESKGSTKGLSLFICPRTRRDGSPNGVIVERLEHKMGIHCSPTAAIRYDDADAYRIGVKGEGFKAMLDLMNNARVGVAAQGIGIAEAAVHEAIQYSKQRKQFGIPIGQQPLMKNLLARMVRDLEGSRALLYRCLLLLDRNNAIERHMARNPDMSESELSELKRIHERNSVRTRLLTPLAKYQATESADWITRAAIQVHGGIGFMAESTVGKLHNDAIITTIYEGTSEIQVSFALKEIGKGALTIVFDELHKELDSLARPELSELAKKVRVGISQIEDASMALAQDFSYALLCSKPLADMVIAVIVGSELLLQADVAPEREDLAASWVNRKMLDLATEASRIQSGGIERLERCERIVSLLD; this is translated from the coding sequence ATGCCTTCCTATTTTCACGACGGAATCACTCTCTATCTCGATCGTCTGGCCGACTGGGAGTCGTACTTCACCTTGGCCAAAGGCGACGACGCAGATGTCGAAAGTGAAACCGAAGCACTTCGCAGTGTGCTCGAAACCTGTGCTTCAATTTGCGAGAAGATCGAAGCCGATTGTCGTGAGACCTGGGACGTTCCGGCCGAGTTGATCGACGGCGAGGTGATACTTCCCGAGGCCACGCAAAAGGCCTACGACCTGCTGAAAGAAGCGGGGCTCGTCAGCCTGAACGTTCGCGAAGAATTCGGAGGGTTCGATCTATCCGGGTTCGTAAGCAACGTGGTCATCCAGATGATCTCACGTGCCAATCCCGGTTTGATGACGATCCTTGGCCTGCAGTCGGGCACGGCCGAGGACATTCAACGCTACGCCTCACCCGAACTGTGCCGGGAGTTCCTGCCCCGCTTTGCCAGTGGTGAAGTAATGGGGTCGATGGATCTTACCGAGCCTCAAGCCGGATCCGATCTGGGGGCGATTCAAACTCGCGCCAGCGACCACGGCGAAATCTCGAAGCTCAACGGCCAGAAGATCTTCATCACCAACGGCGGCGCCGAGGTGCATCTCGTGCTCGCTCGCGACGACGACCACTACGAGGAATCGAAGGGCAGCACCAAGGGTCTTTCGCTTTTCATCTGCCCGCGCACCCGACGCGATGGCAGCCCCAATGGCGTCATCGTCGAGCGACTCGAACACAAAATGGGCATCCACTGTTCGCCCACCGCGGCAATTCGCTACGACGACGCCGACGCGTACCGCATTGGCGTCAAGGGCGAGGGATTCAAGGCAATGCTCGACTTGATGAACAACGCTCGAGTCGGCGTGGCGGCCCAGGGAATCGGCATCGCAGAAGCCGCTGTTCACGAAGCCATCCAATACTCCAAGCAGCGCAAACAGTTCGGCATCCCCATCGGCCAACAACCCCTGATGAAAAACCTGCTTGCGAGAATGGTGCGCGACCTCGAAGGCAGCCGCGCCCTGCTCTATCGCTGCCTGCTGCTGCTAGATCGCAATAACGCCATCGAACGACACATGGCTCGAAACCCGGATATGTCCGAGAGCGAGCTCAGCGAGTTGAAACGCATCCACGAAAGAAACTCAGTGCGAACGCGTCTGCTGACGCCTCTCGCAAAGTACCAGGCGACCGAATCTGCGGACTGGATCACCCGCGCAGCCATTCAAGTACACGGTGGAATCGGATTCATGGCCGAATCCACGGTCGGCAAGCTGCACAATGATGCGATCATCACCACGATCTACGAGGGCACGTCGGAAATTCAGGTGAGCTTTGCACTCAAAGAGATCGGCAAGGGCGCGCTGACGATCGTCTTCGACGAGCTCCACAAAGAACTCGATTCCCTGGCTCGGCCCGAACTCAGCGAACTCGCCAAAAAAGTGCGAGTTGGGATCAGCCAGATCGAGGACGCCTCGATGGCCCTGGCCCAGGATTTTTCCTACGCCCTGCTCTGTTCGAAGCCTCTGGCCGACATGGTGATCGCCGTGATCGTAGGCTCGGAACTCCTGCTTCAGGCGGACGTGGCGCCCGAGCGAGAAGATCTCGCGGCGAGCTGGGTCAATCGCAAGATGCTCGACCTCGCAACCGAGGCCAGTCGCATCCAGTCAGGCGGCATCGAGCGGCTCGAACGCTGTGAGCGGATCGTCTCGCTTCTCGACTGA